One stretch of Patescibacteria group bacterium DNA includes these proteins:
- a CDS encoding peptidoglycan recognition family protein: MEKPKYIMIHHSAVSYNKNSDQFEANNRVHKGRWGLVSSLGYYLGYNYEIAKNGRIRQARKDGEKTVACYQGDMNSGQCIHICLDGNFDIEKPASTQVFALRDLLKKLVQQYQINKNNIIFHRDFASKSCPGKNMDINFIRSLVQTVEVGSSDKEKLIKLLGEVLELAKKL; encoded by the coding sequence ATGGAAAAACCAAAATATATTATGATACATCACAGTGCTGTGTCATATAACAAAAATTCTGATCAATTTGAGGCAAATAACAGAGTCCACAAAGGGAGATGGGGGCTTGTCAGCTCTCTAGGATACTATTTGGGGTACAACTACGAAATTGCCAAGAATGGTCGCATTAGACAAGCTCGTAAGGATGGAGAGAAGACAGTGGCATGCTATCAGGGAGATATGAACAGTGGGCAGTGTATTCATATTTGTTTAGATGGAAATTTTGATATTGAAAAACCAGCGTCAACACAAGTATTCGCTTTGCGTGATTTGCTCAAGAAATTAGTTCAGCAATATCAAATTAATAAAAACAATATTATCTTTCATCGAGATTTTGCGAGCAAGTCTTGCCCGGGTAAAAACATGGATATTAATTTTATTCGTAGCTTGGTGCAAACTGTTGAAGTTGGGAGTAGCGACAAGGAGAAGTTAATTAAATTATTAGGAGAAGTATTGGAATTAGCCAAAAAGCTATAA